In Salinirussus salinus, the following proteins share a genomic window:
- a CDS encoding threonine--tRNA ligase, with product MRLLFIHSDHLEFEAREEVSEDLAEREGVPLEGRMEECVTVFISVESDDEENLDGVVENALAEIDDVTGQLNTDRVVLYPYAHLSDDLASPDSATTVMQNLEAAMSEEYEVLRAPFGWYKSFEVSCKGHPLSELSRHVAAHRDEEGEDEPDREPSDWLVMRPDGTTADALDAKAETSPDMRAFIEDEVEDVTASPGEEPPHIELMREKELVGYDELSDVGNLRFYPRGKLIRDALMDYVDDLVVDYGGMPVETPIMYDLGARSINEHAGKFGERQYRFESGDRRMMLRFAACFGQFSIMRDMHISVNDLPLRVYEMSTYSFRREQQGEVAGLKRLRAFTMPDMHTATKDMDQAREELMAQAKLALQTSEDLDINYEPAIRMTREFYEDNEAWVQEVVDELGKPALLEVIPERHHYWSAKIDFAAIDSLGRPIENPTVQIDVESAERFDIEYMDSEGAHNPPILHYSPSGGIERVMAALLEETADMDTPQLPTWLSPTQVRFIPVNPDEHLEYCDELADHLEEAEVRVDIDERDESVGKRIAGAETDWVPYYIVVGNDEIESDRMGVNVRIADEEREMTLAELEETVREDVADLPQRSRYLPRYVSKHPSFTGG from the coding sequence ATGCGACTGCTGTTCATTCACTCCGACCATCTGGAGTTCGAGGCCCGCGAGGAGGTCTCAGAGGACCTCGCCGAGCGGGAGGGCGTCCCGCTGGAGGGACGGATGGAGGAGTGTGTCACCGTCTTCATCAGCGTCGAGTCCGACGACGAGGAGAACCTCGATGGGGTGGTCGAGAACGCCCTGGCGGAGATCGACGACGTGACCGGCCAGCTCAACACCGACCGGGTCGTCCTCTACCCGTACGCCCACCTCAGCGACGACCTGGCGAGCCCCGACTCGGCCACGACCGTCATGCAGAATCTGGAGGCGGCGATGAGCGAGGAGTACGAGGTTCTCCGGGCGCCCTTCGGCTGGTACAAGTCCTTCGAGGTCTCCTGCAAGGGTCACCCGCTCTCGGAGCTCTCCCGACACGTCGCCGCCCACCGCGACGAGGAAGGGGAGGACGAACCGGACCGCGAACCCAGCGACTGGCTGGTCATGCGTCCCGACGGCACGACGGCCGACGCCCTCGACGCGAAAGCCGAGACGAGCCCTGACATGCGGGCCTTCATCGAGGACGAGGTCGAGGACGTCACGGCCAGCCCCGGCGAGGAGCCCCCGCACATCGAGCTGATGCGCGAGAAGGAGCTCGTGGGCTACGACGAACTCTCCGACGTCGGGAACCTCCGCTTTTACCCGCGCGGGAAGCTCATCCGGGACGCCCTGATGGACTACGTCGACGACCTCGTCGTCGACTACGGCGGGATGCCCGTCGAGACCCCGATCATGTACGACCTAGGCGCCCGGTCGATCAACGAACACGCCGGGAAGTTCGGGGAGCGGCAGTACCGCTTCGAGTCCGGCGACCGCCGGATGATGCTGCGGTTTGCCGCGTGTTTCGGCCAGTTCTCGATCATGCGCGACATGCACATCTCGGTCAACGACCTCCCCCTCCGGGTCTACGAGATGTCGACCTACTCCTTCCGGCGCGAACAGCAGGGGGAGGTCGCGGGGCTCAAGCGCCTGCGCGCGTTCACGATGCCGGACATGCACACCGCGACGAAGGACATGGACCAGGCCCGCGAGGAGCTGATGGCCCAGGCCAAGCTCGCCCTCCAGACCTCCGAGGACCTCGACATCAACTACGAGCCCGCAATCCGGATGACCCGGGAGTTCTACGAGGACAACGAGGCCTGGGTGCAGGAGGTCGTCGACGAGCTCGGCAAGCCCGCGCTGCTGGAAGTCATCCCCGAACGGCACCACTACTGGTCGGCGAAGATCGACTTCGCGGCCATCGACAGCCTGGGCCGGCCCATCGAGAACCCGACGGTCCAGATCGACGTCGAGAGCGCCGAGCGCTTCGACATCGAATACATGGACAGCGAGGGCGCCCACAACCCCCCGATCCTCCACTACTCCCCCTCCGGCGGCATCGAGCGCGTGATGGCCGCCCTGCTCGAGGAGACCGCGGACATGGACACCCCACAGCTCCCCACCTGGCTCTCGCCGACGCAGGTCCGCTTCATTCCCGTGAACCCCGACGAACACCTCGAGTACTGTGACGAGCTCGCCGACCACCTCGAAGAGGCCGAGGTTCGGGTGGACATCGACGAACGCGACGAGTCCGTCGGCAAGCGGATCGCCGGCGCCGAGACCGACTGGGTACCCTACTACATCGTCGTCGGCAACGACGAGATCGAGAGCGACCGGATGGGCGTCAACGTCCGCATCGCCGACGAGGAGCGCGAGATGACCCTGGCCGAACTCGAGGAGACCGTCCGCGAGGACGTGGCCGACCTCCCCCAGCGCTCGCGGTACCTCCCGCGGTACGTCTCGAAGCACCCCTCCTTCACCGGCGGGTAG
- a CDS encoding universal stress protein, with translation MYDDILVPTDGSSGTAEVLDHALAIAEEGTTVHGLYVVDKRHIMAADEGSKEEVRRSLQEEGERALDDVAVTVEDAGLTARTVCEEGIPHRTVVEYAQDSGIDLVVMGTHGRTGRQGVEALGSTTERVVENGSVPVLVVNI, from the coding sequence ATGTACGACGACATTCTCGTGCCGACCGACGGGAGCTCCGGCACCGCCGAGGTACTGGACCACGCGCTGGCCATCGCGGAGGAGGGGACGACGGTCCACGGGCTCTACGTCGTCGACAAACGGCACATCATGGCGGCCGACGAGGGCTCGAAGGAGGAAGTGCGGCGGTCGCTGCAGGAGGAAGGCGAGCGCGCGCTCGACGACGTGGCGGTGACAGTCGAGGACGCCGGGCTGACCGCCAGGACGGTCTGCGAGGAGGGGATCCCACACCGGACCGTCGTCGAGTACGCCCAGGACAGCGGCATCGACCTCGTCGTGATGGGAACCCACGGCCGGACCGGGCGACAGGGCGTCGAGGCGCTGGGGAGCACGACCGAGCGCGTCGTCGAGAACGGCTCCGTTCCGGTGCTGGTGGTCAATATCTGA
- a CDS encoding SOS response-associated peptidase, translating into MCGRYSLFAPPEVVERRFDAIFREEFQPRYNAAPRQSLPVIGDDRDGEVRTMEWGLVPSWADSRDDGGFINARAETVADKPSFRDAFRREEGGRCLVLADGFYEWVEEEGGKQPYRVTLADERPFAMAGLWTPFEPATEQTGLADFGADAGGDGPGDPGGPDPVETFTIVTTEPNATVAELHHRMAVVLPEGREREWLRAPAGEAADLLEPYDGEMRAYPVSEAVNDPSNDTPAVTEPLSE; encoded by the coding sequence ATGTGCGGGCGCTATAGCCTGTTCGCGCCGCCGGAGGTCGTCGAACGGCGGTTCGACGCCATCTTCCGCGAGGAGTTCCAGCCACGCTACAACGCGGCCCCGCGACAGTCCCTCCCGGTCATCGGCGACGACCGCGACGGCGAGGTCCGGACCATGGAGTGGGGGCTGGTCCCGTCGTGGGCCGACAGCCGCGACGACGGCGGCTTCATCAACGCCCGCGCGGAGACCGTCGCCGACAAGCCCAGCTTCCGGGACGCCTTCCGCCGGGAGGAGGGCGGCCGGTGTCTCGTCCTCGCCGACGGCTTCTACGAGTGGGTCGAGGAGGAGGGCGGCAAACAGCCCTACCGGGTGACGCTGGCCGACGAGCGCCCCTTCGCGATGGCGGGCCTGTGGACGCCCTTCGAGCCCGCGACCGAGCAGACTGGGCTGGCCGACTTCGGCGCGGACGCGGGCGGCGACGGACCCGGCGACCCCGGCGGACCCGACCCCGTGGAGACCTTCACTATCGTCACGACCGAGCCCAACGCGACCGTCGCAGAGTTGCACCACCGGATGGCCGTGGTCCTCCCCGAGGGCCGCGAGCGCGAGTGGCTGCGCGCGCCCGCCGGGGAGGCCGCCGACCTCCTCGAACCCTACGACGGCGAGATGCGGGCCTATCCCGTCTCGGAGGCGGTCAACGACCCGAGCAACGACACCCCGGCGGTGACGGAGCCGCTGTCGGAGTGA
- a CDS encoding ornithine cyclodeaminase: MASRQVELEGHIIDSGMMGTCFGIIMDMGGSFEVEEFRIGRHETEESYARLVVEADDPDHLQSIIHELHQNGANPSDPEDARLEPAPADQVVPKGFYSTTNHPTDIRVDGEWLPVENIEMDCAVIVERDGDGPRAYTEVLNAIEEGDTVVTGEAGIRVRPPERPRGRDGAFGFMQGGVSSERPSETTISNIAEAIAETKAKDGKVLAVCGPALIHSGAREDFARLVREGYVDMLSTGNGFAVHDLERDLYGTSLGMDTESLDHPRKGHKHHIYTISEVIRAGGIEAAIEEGLVDSGVMYECVRNDAPYVIAGSIRDDGPLPETITDAVEAQNAIRGQAHEADLVLMLSTLLHSVAVGNCLPSTTKTVCVDINPATVTQLLDRGSAQAVGMVTDIGTFVPMLAEHLFDER, from the coding sequence ATGGCGTCCCGTCAGGTCGAACTCGAGGGTCACATCATCGACTCCGGGATGATGGGGACCTGCTTCGGCATCATCATGGACATGGGCGGCTCCTTCGAGGTCGAGGAGTTCCGCATCGGTCGACACGAGACCGAGGAGTCCTACGCCCGGCTGGTGGTGGAGGCCGACGACCCGGACCACCTCCAGTCGATCATCCACGAACTCCACCAGAACGGCGCGAACCCCTCCGACCCGGAGGACGCCCGCCTCGAGCCGGCGCCGGCCGACCAGGTCGTCCCCAAGGGGTTCTACTCGACGACCAATCACCCGACCGACATCCGGGTCGACGGCGAGTGGCTCCCCGTCGAGAACATCGAGATGGACTGTGCAGTCATCGTCGAGCGCGACGGCGACGGGCCGCGCGCGTACACGGAGGTACTCAACGCCATCGAGGAGGGCGACACGGTGGTGACCGGCGAGGCCGGCATCCGCGTGCGCCCGCCGGAGCGCCCCCGCGGACGGGACGGCGCCTTCGGCTTCATGCAGGGTGGTGTCTCGTCGGAACGCCCCTCCGAGACGACCATCTCGAACATCGCGGAGGCCATCGCCGAGACCAAGGCGAAGGACGGGAAGGTCCTGGCCGTGTGTGGCCCGGCGCTGATCCACTCGGGAGCCCGCGAGGACTTCGCACGGCTGGTCCGGGAGGGCTATGTCGACATGCTCTCGACCGGGAACGGGTTCGCCGTCCACGACCTGGAGCGGGACCTCTACGGCACCTCGCTCGGGATGGACACCGAGAGCCTCGACCACCCCCGGAAGGGCCACAAACACCACATCTACACCATCTCCGAGGTCATCCGCGCGGGCGGCATCGAGGCGGCCATCGAGGAGGGGCTGGTGGATTCGGGCGTGATGTACGAGTGCGTCCGGAACGATGCCCCTTACGTGATCGCGGGGTCGATCCGCGACGACGGCCCGCTGCCCGAGACCATCACCGACGCCGTCGAGGCCCAGAACGCGATCCGCGGGCAGGCCCACGAGGCCGACCTCGTCCTCATGCTCTCGACGCTGCTCCATTCGGTCGCAGTGGGAAACTGCCTCCCCTCCACGACCAAGACCGTCTGCGTCGACATCAACCCCGCCACGGTCACCCAGCTACTGGACCGGGGCAGCGCCCAGGCGGTCGGGATGGTCACCGACATCGGGACGTTCGTGCCGATGCTCGCGGAACACCTGTTCGACGAGCGGTAA